The following are encoded in a window of Sminthopsis crassicaudata isolate SCR6 chromosome 3, ASM4859323v1, whole genome shotgun sequence genomic DNA:
- the TASL gene encoding TLR adapter interacting with SLC15A4 on the lysosome isoform X2 — MLSEAYLFGIAYWSDNRLTYTSNDEQVVEEKIIEMNSTSSISCSSADEAQEKSLHWRCKPPGNFISSLCSGESQHNRKQKMTVLESSHNSLFEWQTSAGVEDCEDSNISRETYLVPPSCKSICKNYNDLHIAGGQVMAINLTAADSTLESSFEFGPLLKSSEIPLPMEESISTQLSDLPCKPLQRHSSYWRITSIKDKSIMPLQKPLSNAMLNEYLEQKVMELYKQYFMDTVFHESSPIQILGSEVIMTSVDQISLQISREKNLEAMKAKDMVINCLLRLVSTEISTPSLHISQYSNVNL, encoded by the coding sequence ATGCTTTCAGAAGCATATCTCTTTGGAATTGCCTACTGGTCTGACAACCGTCTGACTTATACTTCTAATGATGAGCAAGTTGTTGAGGAAAAGATAATAGAGATGAACTCTACTAGTAGTATCTCCTGTTCATCTGCAGATGAAGCACAAGAAAAAAGTCTTCACTGGAGATGCAAACCTCCTGGAAATTTTATTTCATCACTCTGTTCAGGAGAAAGTCAACATAACAGGAAGCAAAAAATGACAGTGCTAGAATCAAGTCACAATTCTCTCTTTGAATGGCAAACTTCTGCTGGGGTTGAAGACTGTGAAGACTCCAATATAAGTAGAGAAACCTATTTGGTTCCTCCTTCTTGTAAAAGTATTTGCAAGAATTATAATGATTTACATATTGCTGGGGGCCAAGTCATGGCCATCAATTTAACTGCAGCAGATTCTACTTTGGAGAGCAGCTTTGAATTTGGTCCACTATTGAAATCTTCAGAAATTCCTTTGCCTATGGAGGAATCTATCTCAACTCAATTGAGTGATTTACCTTGTAAACCCCTTCAAAGACACTCGTCTTACTGGAGAATAACTAGCATCAAGGACAAAAGTATTATGCCACTTCAGAAGCCTCTTTCTAATGCCATGCTGAATGAATATTTGGAGCAGAAAGTAATGGAATTGTATAAACAGTATTTTATGGACACTGTATTTCATGAGAGTTCTCCTATTCAGATTCTGGGTTCAGAGGTCATCATGACAAGTGTGGATCAAATCAGCCTACAGATATCTCGGGAGAAAAACTTAGAGGCCATGAAGGCCAAGGATATGGTTATTAACTGCCTCTTACGACTAGTATCTACTGAAATCAGTACCCCTAGTCTGCATATTTCCCAATATAGCAATGTGAATCTATGA